A window of the Burkholderiales bacterium genome harbors these coding sequences:
- the rplQ gene encoding 50S ribosomal protein L17 — protein MRHRLGLRKLNRTSSHRLAMLRNMANSLLRHEVIKTTLPKAKELRRVAEPLITLGKKPSLANRRLAFNRMRDRDMVVKLFDELGPRYAARNGGYLRILKFGMRQGDNAQMALIELMDRPEQIEDSESKPKAKGEV, from the coding sequence ATGCGCCACCGACTGGGACTTCGTAAATTAAATCGCACCAGCAGCCACCGTTTGGCAATGCTACGCAATATGGCGAATTCGCTGCTGCGCCATGAAGTGATCAAGACGACTTTACCCAAGGCAAAAGAGTTGCGGCGGGTCGCCGAGCCCCTCATTACCCTGGGAAAAAAACCCAGTTTGGCTAATCGGCGGCTGGCGTTCAATCGGATGCGCGACCGCGACATGGTTGTCAAGCTGTTCGATGAACTTGGCCCGCGTTACGCCGCGAGAAATGGCGGATATCTGCGTATTTTGAAGTTCGGAATGCGTCAAGGCGACAATGCGCAAATGGCGCTGATCGAGTTGATGGATCGGCCTGAGCAGATCGAGGACAGCGAGAGCAAGCCAAAGGCAAAGGGCGAAGTGTGA
- the rpsD gene encoding 30S ribosomal protein S4 — protein sequence MARNLDASCRKCRREGEKLFLKGEKCFTDKCAVERRTYAPGQHGQKNTRMSGYAVQLREKQKVRRIYGLLERQFRNNYEDADRARGITGENLLQILESRLDTVSYRMGFGASRAEARQIVRHNGILVNGKRVNIPSYQVRPGDVVEVAEKSKAQLRIKAAVESAVQRGIPEWLEVSSADLKGTFKAKPQRADLPATINESLIVELYSK from the coding sequence ATGGCCAGGAACCTCGATGCAAGCTGTCGCAAATGCCGCCGTGAAGGCGAGAAGCTTTTTCTGAAAGGCGAGAAATGTTTTACCGATAAGTGCGCGGTCGAGCGCCGGACCTATGCGCCAGGCCAACACGGTCAGAAGAATACCCGGATGTCCGGCTATGCGGTGCAACTGCGGGAAAAGCAGAAAGTCCGCCGTATTTACGGTTTGCTCGAACGGCAGTTTCGCAACAATTACGAGGATGCGGATCGCGCGCGCGGCATCACCGGCGAAAATCTTCTGCAGATCCTTGAAAGCCGTCTGGACACGGTTTCGTATCGAATGGGTTTTGGCGCATCGCGCGCCGAGGCCCGCCAGATCGTTCGCCACAACGGTATTCTGGTGAACGGCAAGCGGGTCAATATTCCGTCTTACCAGGTTCGTCCGGGAGACGTCGTCGAAGTTGCCGAGAAATCGAAGGCGCAATTGCGCATCAAGGCAGCGGTCGAATCCGCCGTGCAGCGAGGCATCCCGGAGTGGCTGGAAGTCAGCAGCGCCGACCTGAAGGGTACGTTCAAAGCCAAACCGCAGCGCGCCGATCTGCCCGCCACGATCAATGAGTCGTTGATCGTCGAGTTGTATTCGAAGTAA
- the rpoA gene encoding DNA-directed RNA polymerase subunit alpha produces the protein MQSSGFLKPRIIDVQNFSPRHAKVTMEPFERGYGHTLGNALRRILLSSMPGFAATEVNINGVLHEYSTLDGVQEDVVDILLNLKGIVLKLHNRSEAILALKKQGEGVVTASDIQAGHDVEIVNPDHVIAHLTAGGKLDMEIKVEHGRGYLPGTSRVLGEETRSIGNIVLDASFSPVRRVSYAVESARVEQRTDLDKLVMDIETNGVIEPEEAIRYAARVLVEQLSVFADLKGTPTLIEQPKAPQVDPILLRPVDDLELTVRSANCLKAENIYYIGDLIQRSENELLKTPNLGRKSLNEIKEVLASRGLTLGMRLENWPPAGMERPV, from the coding sequence ATGCAAAGCAGTGGTTTCCTGAAGCCGCGTATTATCGATGTGCAAAACTTTTCGCCGCGGCACGCAAAGGTCACGATGGAGCCGTTCGAACGCGGCTACGGCCATACCCTGGGCAATGCCTTGCGTCGCATCCTGCTGTCGTCCATGCCTGGGTTTGCCGCGACCGAAGTCAATATCAACGGCGTGCTGCATGAATATTCGACGCTTGACGGCGTCCAGGAAGACGTCGTCGACATTCTGCTTAATCTGAAAGGCATCGTTCTGAAGCTGCACAATCGCAGCGAGGCCATTCTTGCCCTCAAAAAGCAGGGTGAAGGCGTCGTGACTGCCAGCGATATTCAGGCCGGCCATGATGTCGAGATTGTCAATCCGGACCACGTGATCGCCCATCTCACCGCAGGCGGCAAGCTCGACATGGAAATCAAGGTCGAACACGGCCGCGGCTATCTTCCGGGCACCTCGCGTGTGCTTGGCGAGGAGACGCGCAGCATCGGCAACATCGTTCTGGATGCGTCGTTCAGCCCGGTGCGCCGCGTCAGCTACGCGGTTGAGAGTGCGAGGGTGGAGCAGCGCACGGATCTCGACAAGCTAGTAATGGATATCGAAACCAATGGCGTTATCGAGCCGGAAGAGGCGATCCGCTACGCTGCCCGCGTGCTGGTCGAGCAGTTATCCGTATTTGCCGATTTGAAGGGAACACCGACACTGATCGAGCAGCCCAAGGCGCCGCAGGTCGATCCGATTCTGCTGCGTCCGGTCGATGACCTCGAGTTGACGGTGCGCTCCGCGAATTGCCTGAAGGCCGAAAACATCTACTACATCGGCGATCTGATACAGCGCAGCGAGAACGAATTGCTGAAAACACCGAATCTCGGCCGCAAATCGCTGAATGAGATCAAGGAAGTGCTCGCGTCGCGCGGTTTGACGTTAGGCATGCGGCTGGAAAATTGGCCGCCCGCGGGTATGGAACGGCCAGTCTAG